From Methanobacterium bryantii, a single genomic window includes:
- a CDS encoding HAD family hydrolase gives MVQNNVLMLFDIDGTLVQGAKCHYQAYIEGVKKFYGMEEYVHSVNAAGKSDKLILREILALGGLTTDEIQKDFQSCLDFMTDYYLKNVQYENIHVFDGTIELLDELQRKNVLLGLVTGNLEPIAYAKLGRAGLNGYFSFGGFGSDNADRSLMVKKALSIAKNQLGFNGDKIFVVGDTPRDVEAAKAYNLKTIAVATGMYSVKELKDCGADYVVENFKNRDKILEILYE, from the coding sequence ATGGTTCAAAATAATGTTTTAATGTTATTTGATATTGACGGTACATTGGTTCAGGGAGCCAAATGTCATTATCAGGCTTATATAGAAGGAGTTAAGAAGTTTTACGGTATGGAAGAGTATGTGCACAGTGTAAACGCCGCGGGTAAAAGTGATAAATTAATTTTGCGTGAAATATTAGCATTAGGAGGCTTAACTACAGATGAAATTCAGAAAGATTTCCAGAGCTGTTTGGATTTCATGACGGATTATTACCTGAAAAATGTGCAGTATGAGAATATACATGTATTTGATGGGACTATAGAACTTCTAGATGAGCTTCAACGCAAAAATGTACTTTTAGGGTTAGTAACAGGGAATTTAGAACCTATAGCTTACGCTAAACTTGGAAGAGCAGGTTTAAATGGTTACTTTTCATTTGGAGGCTTTGGAAGTGACAATGCGGACCGTTCTTTAATGGTTAAAAAGGCTCTAAGCATTGCAAAAAACCAGCTTGGATTTAATGGTGATAAAATATTTGTTGTGGGAGATACTCCTCGTGATGTAGAGGCAGCTAAAGCGTATAACCTTAAGACTATAGCAGTAGCTACTGGAATGTACAGTGTTAAAGAATTAAAAGATTGCGGGGCAGATTACGTTGTAGAAAACTTTAAAAACAGGGATAAAATCCTGGAAATTCTTTATGAATGA
- a CDS encoding ferritin-like domain-containing protein produces MEIINEHEIGICKNTDIEEAVQANFNGECQEVGMYLAMARQAQRDGLPEVGEVLTRIALDEANHASHFAELGGIIKSSLKENIEMMLNGETMANNEKKAAAKKAKECDIDPAHDFFDESSRDEGRHAKMLEGILERYFK; encoded by the coding sequence ATGGAAATAATAAACGAACACGAAATTGGAATTTGTAAAAACACAGATATAGAAGAAGCAGTTCAGGCCAATTTTAACGGGGAATGCCAGGAAGTAGGAATGTACCTCGCTATGGCCCGCCAGGCACAAAGAGACGGTCTTCCAGAAGTAGGCGAAGTCTTAACAAGAATTGCACTGGATGAAGCTAACCATGCTTCTCATTTTGCAGAACTTGGAGGAATTATTAAGTCATCACTTAAAGAAAACATTGAAATGATGTTAAATGGGGAAACAATGGCTAACAATGAAAAGAAAGCCGCAGCTAAAAAAGCTAAAGAGTGTGATATAGATCCTGCACATGATTTCTTTGATGAAAGCTCAAGGGATGAAGGACGTCACGCTAAAATGTTAGAGGGAATTTTAGAAAGATATTTTAAATAA
- the hcp gene encoding hydroxylamine reductase, whose translation MFCYQCSQTARGTGCTVKGGCGKEATVARLHDNLLFSIKGISAYLYHARELGYTDPEVDGFLERGFYSTLTNVNQDTGDFVKLAIESGEMNIKTMQLLKKALIEKYGEPEPTEVKTGTVKGHGIVATGHSIKALYELLKQTEGTGINVYTHSELLPAHGYPEFKKFDHLVGQLGGPWFDQRKTFSKYPVAILGTSNCVLTPTDAYKERIFTSGVAQLPGVQHIDGYDFTPVIEKSKSLPELSDETGEKVFTTGFGASTVLSLAPKIKELVEAGKIRRFFVVGGCDSPMPKTSYYREFVKNLPEDTVVLTLACGKYRFNDLQLGDIEGIPRLIDLGQCNDAIVGIDIVAALSELFGLEINELPLTFVLSWMEQKAVAILWSLLALGVKGIYIGPIIPAWLNEDILNVLVENYDIKPIGDPKEDIKAILG comes from the coding sequence ATGTTTTGTTACCAGTGCTCTCAAACTGCTAGAGGAACTGGTTGTACAGTAAAAGGTGGTTGTGGAAAAGAAGCAACAGTAGCAAGGCTTCATGACAATCTGTTGTTTTCAATTAAAGGGATATCTGCATATCTGTACCATGCAAGAGAATTAGGATATACAGATCCAGAAGTGGATGGATTTTTAGAAAGAGGATTTTACTCTACACTAACAAATGTTAACCAGGATACAGGAGATTTTGTAAAGCTTGCCATTGAATCTGGGGAAATGAACATAAAAACAATGCAGCTTTTAAAGAAAGCTCTTATAGAAAAATACGGTGAACCTGAACCAACAGAAGTAAAAACTGGAACTGTAAAAGGTCACGGGATCGTTGCTACAGGCCACAGCATTAAAGCATTATATGAACTGCTTAAACAAACAGAAGGAACTGGAATAAATGTTTATACACATTCAGAGCTTCTCCCTGCACATGGATATCCTGAATTTAAAAAATTCGACCACCTTGTAGGGCAACTTGGAGGCCCATGGTTCGATCAAAGGAAAACATTTTCAAAGTACCCTGTCGCAATTCTTGGAACATCAAACTGTGTGCTAACACCAACAGATGCTTATAAAGAAAGAATATTCACATCAGGAGTTGCACAGTTACCTGGGGTCCAGCATATTGACGGTTATGATTTTACTCCAGTAATTGAGAAATCAAAATCCTTACCTGAACTTTCAGATGAAACTGGAGAAAAGGTATTTACGACAGGATTTGGAGCTTCCACAGTCCTTTCACTTGCCCCAAAAATTAAAGAATTAGTAGAAGCGGGAAAAATAAGGAGATTCTTTGTAGTTGGAGGATGTGATTCCCCAATGCCAAAAACTAGTTATTACAGAGAATTTGTGAAAAATTTACCTGAGGATACAGTTGTATTAACACTTGCATGTGGTAAATACAGGTTCAACGACCTTCAGCTTGGTGATATCGAAGGAATTCCAAGATTAATAGACCTTGGTCAATGTAACGATGCAATAGTTGGAATTGATATTGTAGCTGCACTCTCAGAATTATTTGGTCTTGAGATAAACGAGCTTCCACTCACATTTGTTTTAAGCTGGATGGAGCAGAAAGCCGTTGCAATCCTCTGGAGCTTGCTTGCACTTGGAGTTAAAGGTATTTACATTGGTCCAATTATACCTGCATGGCTAAATGAAGATATTCTAAATGTGCTGGTCGAAAATTACGATATAAAACCAATTGGAGACCCAAAAGAAGATATAAAAGCTATTTTAGGATAA
- a CDS encoding metallophosphoesterase, whose protein sequence is MNSKEIVKPVLNVKINIPLSDKVEDPSIIDPTGKLNIVFSENLDMNTVSDGIKLYKVESNGKEIEEDIVISSDENSPPVLCISKSDNADFTEGEEYKLHITDELKSVSGTSLEEEFTNYFAVDYSFNLDSKGISDLNNQRTLILCISDLHMGANDSYAEINRNREALVKFLDQVRTSPNVKELVIAGDFIDEWFIPMNMDTFNGKTQRDFVKAVAVNNKPVIDAFNCIITDGKIKVTYVPGNHDLLINSEDIQSIMPGIHEARDVKGLGAYTPVDFPEIVIEHGHRYNFYCAPDFSNRSITKTDSILPPGYIFTRMATSSVIQGRPKRDDPLPVVSKNELGEVQYLYFLYWNVWKDLITDFPVKEGLDENVINTNIDGFTGFYSISDVLPYQDPDNGYIDVKLHNGVIEGWDERQTNNLVPVKIPTAEAVLKGDLASHLDDQSAVQYFNNPDSDKRIVVFGHSHEARVITSFNEKQEKNVYINSGTWIDKNECTMTFAVIIPPKSEDSVPAYAGLYQYSQSGDIKKLGSEVLTNLK, encoded by the coding sequence TTGAATTCTAAAGAAATAGTTAAACCAGTGCTAAATGTAAAAATAAACATTCCTTTATCAGATAAAGTAGAAGATCCATCTATCATTGATCCTACAGGAAAATTAAATATAGTATTCAGCGAGAATTTAGATATGAATACCGTTTCAGATGGAATAAAACTTTATAAAGTTGAATCTAATGGGAAAGAAATAGAAGAAGATATTGTAATAAGTTCTGATGAAAATTCACCTCCTGTTCTTTGTATCAGTAAATCTGATAATGCAGACTTTACGGAAGGTGAGGAATATAAACTTCACATAACTGATGAACTAAAGTCTGTAAGTGGGACATCTTTAGAAGAAGAATTTACAAATTACTTTGCTGTAGATTACTCATTTAATCTGGATTCAAAGGGTATTTCGGATCTAAATAATCAAAGAACGTTGATATTATGTATAAGTGATCTCCATATGGGTGCAAATGACAGCTATGCTGAAATTAACAGAAACAGAGAGGCCCTGGTTAAGTTCTTAGATCAAGTTAGAACTTCACCAAATGTCAAAGAACTGGTTATAGCCGGCGATTTCATAGATGAATGGTTTATTCCAATGAATATGGATACATTTAATGGAAAAACACAGAGGGACTTTGTAAAAGCGGTGGCTGTTAACAACAAACCTGTAATAGATGCTTTTAATTGCATAATAACAGATGGTAAAATAAAAGTAACATACGTACCTGGAAATCATGATTTATTGATAAATTCCGAAGATATTCAAAGTATAATGCCAGGAATACATGAAGCCCGTGATGTTAAAGGTTTGGGAGCATATACTCCTGTAGATTTCCCAGAAATAGTCATTGAACATGGACATAGATATAATTTCTATTGCGCACCTGATTTTTCAAACAGATCTATAACCAAAACAGATTCCATACTGCCTCCAGGATATATCTTTACAAGAATGGCAACAAGTTCAGTTATTCAGGGCCGCCCTAAAAGAGATGATCCATTACCAGTTGTTAGTAAAAATGAACTTGGAGAAGTTCAATATCTTTATTTCCTCTACTGGAATGTCTGGAAAGACCTTATTACGGATTTCCCTGTAAAAGAAGGGCTCGATGAAAATGTCATAAACACAAATATAGATGGATTTACTGGTTTTTATTCCATAAGTGATGTATTACCATATCAAGACCCAGATAATGGTTATATTGATGTTAAATTACATAATGGAGTTATTGAAGGTTGGGATGAAAGGCAAACTAATAATTTAGTCCCTGTTAAAATACCTACAGCAGAGGCAGTTTTGAAAGGAGATTTAGCCAGTCATCTTGATGATCAATCAGCTGTCCAGTACTTTAATAACCCTGATTCTGATAAGCGAATTGTTGTATTTGGACATTCCCATGAGGCACGTGTCATAACATCTTTCAATGAAAAACAGGAAAAGAATGTCTATATAAATTCAGGTACATGGATAGATAAGAATGAGTGTACCATGACATTTGCTGTTATTATACCTCCAAAAAGTGAAGATTCAGTTCCAGCATATGCTGGTCTTTATCAATATTCTCAAAGTGGAGATATTAAAAAATTAGGTTCTGAGGTGCTTACAAATTTGAAATAG
- a CDS encoding rubredoxin — MVYKCDVCNYICDPNNGDPENGIKAGTDLKNLPSNWVCPICGIEKDYFYLLKNEDTCYPERSRILSMANHVFAH; from the coding sequence ATGGTTTACAAATGTGATGTATGTAATTATATTTGTGATCCAAATAATGGAGACCCTGAAAATGGAATTAAAGCAGGAACTGATTTAAAAAATCTTCCTTCAAACTGGGTCTGCCCTATATGCGGTATAGAAAAAGATTATTTTTATTTACTGAAAAATGAAGACACATGTTATCCTGAAAGAAGCAGGATTTTATCTATGGCAAATCATGTTTTTGCTCACTAA
- a CDS encoding V4R domain-containing protein has product MKDTNQKKSHDTQIGLFATSKGIRAIDSPVKSKILSMLRKGELSFDQIVTSSGKAKSTVSVHLKKLVDDGIIGSKPDPQDARKKIFFIKSEYIGELARDKKQEDNLESYVSSYVLSDGDPFEFFRLMFKTIRVGLINQGINIDPILHDAGIKVGKALYERVADPEMSKFLGNIAQFWETHYLGNVEVKNLEPLIINVSECYECRHLPYLGRPACAFDAGILESLFSSYYNDKRAVTETKCYAMGDKYCCFVIDKNK; this is encoded by the coding sequence ATGAAAGACACGAATCAAAAAAAATCCCACGATACCCAAATCGGATTATTTGCAACATCAAAGGGTATACGGGCCATAGATAGCCCCGTAAAGTCTAAAATATTATCAATGCTTAGAAAAGGAGAGTTAAGCTTTGATCAGATAGTAACTTCATCTGGAAAGGCCAAATCAACGGTATCAGTACACCTCAAAAAACTGGTAGATGATGGAATAATCGGTTCAAAGCCTGATCCTCAAGATGCACGTAAAAAGATATTTTTTATAAAATCAGAATATATCGGCGAATTGGCACGAGATAAAAAACAGGAAGACAATTTAGAGAGTTACGTCTCCAGCTATGTTTTAAGCGACGGAGATCCATTCGAATTTTTCAGATTAATGTTTAAGACTATACGTGTAGGCCTAATAAACCAGGGCATTAACATTGACCCCATACTTCACGATGCAGGAATCAAAGTAGGAAAAGCACTATATGAAAGAGTAGCTGACCCTGAAATGAGCAAATTCCTCGGAAATATCGCCCAGTTCTGGGAAACCCACTATCTAGGTAATGTTGAAGTTAAAAATCTTGAACCATTGATAATTAACGTCAGTGAATGCTATGAATGCAGGCATTTACCTTATCTTGGAAGACCTGCATGTGCATTCGATGCAGGAATATTAGAATCTCTTTTTTCGTCTTATTATAACGATAAACGAGCTGTTACTGAAACAAAATGCTATGCTATGGGCGATAAATACTGCTGCTTTGTTATAGACAAAAATAAATAA